The Candidatus Hydrogenedentota bacterium genome contains a region encoding:
- a CDS encoding HAD family hydrolase: MPVRAITFDYWMTLFREQDRDVRHEHRAEAFCRATGAPQADVSRALKAAHDYFFQVHVAEQRTLEPIDAVRMVCRDLDLSISDSLADELAHAFGTSILVYPPGLIEGALDAVKAAAARGPIGIISDSGMSPGSSLKKLLDLHGFTPYFTHMTFSDELGVAKPQAAMFNRTADALGVAPHELLHIGDLEPTDIVGVHAVGGVGALFAGANDRFAENTTAEYVFRHWGEFLDALPGI, translated from the coding sequence ATGCCCGTCCGCGCCATCACTTTTGACTACTGGATGACCCTTTTTCGCGAGCAGGACCGCGACGTGCGCCATGAGCACCGCGCGGAAGCCTTCTGCCGGGCCACGGGCGCACCCCAGGCGGACGTAAGCCGCGCGCTCAAGGCCGCCCACGACTACTTCTTTCAGGTTCACGTTGCCGAACAGCGCACGCTGGAACCCATCGATGCGGTGCGCATGGTATGTCGCGATCTGGATCTGAGCATTTCAGATTCGCTCGCCGACGAACTGGCCCACGCCTTCGGCACGTCGATTTTGGTCTATCCCCCCGGCCTGATCGAAGGCGCCCTTGACGCCGTCAAAGCGGCCGCCGCACGGGGCCCCATCGGCATCATCTCCGACAGCGGCATGAGCCCCGGATCTTCACTGAAGAAGTTGCTGGATTTGCATGGATTTACACCCTATTTCACCCACATGACCTTCTCCGACGAGCTCGGTGTGGCCAAACCCCAGGCGGCCATGTTTAATCGAACCGCCGACGCACTCGGCGTGGCCCCACACGAACTCCTGCACATAGGCGATCTGGAACCCACGGATATCGTGGGTGTGCATGCGGTCGGCGGTGTGGGCGCCCTCTTCGCCGGCGCGAATGATCGCTTCGCGGAAAATACGACCGCGGAATACGTCTTTCGCCACTGGGGTGAATTCCTCGACGCGCTACCGGGGATTTGA